A genomic window from Klebsiella quasipneumoniae subsp. quasipneumoniae includes:
- a CDS encoding PerC family transcriptional regulator codes for MVFRLTRRNTMRYRESIRGARWMRIRDSIAERLEACGLYRRAASRWIEVMQRCLDDEDREWIRHHRNQCLKKAQRPPAPKEEFADLHQAAKETQYRMGIAKPYGEAFRLPGKGKTAAE; via the coding sequence ATGGTATTCCGACTCACGCGTCGGAATACCATGAGATATCGTGAAAGCATCAGAGGAGCGAGGTGGATGAGAATAAGGGACAGTATTGCGGAGCGGTTAGAAGCCTGCGGGCTCTACCGTCGGGCGGCATCCAGATGGATTGAGGTGATGCAGCGTTGCCTGGACGATGAGGACCGAGAGTGGATCCGTCACCATCGCAATCAGTGTCTGAAAAAGGCGCAACGTCCGCCGGCGCCGAAAGAGGAGTTCGCCGATCTCCACCAGGCGGCAAAGGAGACGCAGTATCGCATGGGCATTGCGAAGCCCTATGGCGAAGCGTTCAGGCTGCCCGGCAAAGGGAAAACCGCCGCCGAGTAA
- the pgaB gene encoding poly-beta-1,6-N-acetyl-D-glucosamine N-deacetylase PgaB: MLNTTLRNGLMLLGWLCLIFSVRAEEVPFLAPQQRPQLEANNPWPADRFLVLAYHDVEDDAADQRYLSVRTSALNEQIAWLLHHGYHAVSVQDILDAHHGLKPLPPKAFLLSFDDGYSSFYTRVWPLLKAWNVPALWAPVGSWVDTPANQPVNFGGLMTPRDRFATWEMVRELSRSPLVEIGAHTWASHYGLPANPQGSREPAAANRGWDKTTGRYESDAQFTRRIADDVQKVTAKIHDVAGKAPRAWVWPYGAASGSTLAIAKQQGYQLAFTLNDGLGNVKDLDNIPRMLIAGNPSIKAFANAVTQIQEADPVRVMHVDLDYVYDPNPVQQAKNIDKLVQRVYDMKISHVFLQAFSDPQGDGTVKSLYFPNRWLPMRADLFNFVSWQLQTRGGVKVYAWMPVLAFDLSSDLPRVQRWDPQTGKALLARQPYVRLSPWDPRVRQQITDIYEDLARHASFSGILFHDDAVLTDFEDVSPEAVAAWRQSGLAHDAGPVPQSPQERQAWMRFKSQTLTRFTLQLRQSVQAIRGPQVKTARNLFALPILEPQSEAWFAQNLDDFLAAYDWTVPMAMPLMESVPIDASQAWLTRLVQAVARRPGALKKTIFELQARDWNRRQHNAIPDQQLADWMHLLRLNGVKNYGYYPDDFINNQPDISRIRPQFSSWWYPDHD, translated from the coding sequence ATGCTGAACACGACCCTGCGCAACGGCCTGATGCTTCTCGGCTGGCTGTGCCTTATCTTCAGCGTGCGTGCTGAGGAGGTCCCCTTCCTCGCCCCGCAGCAACGACCCCAGCTGGAGGCCAATAACCCCTGGCCGGCGGATCGCTTTCTGGTGCTGGCCTATCATGACGTCGAAGACGACGCCGCCGACCAGCGTTACCTTTCGGTGCGTACCAGCGCGCTTAATGAGCAGATCGCCTGGCTGCTGCATCACGGCTACCATGCCGTGAGCGTTCAGGACATTCTGGACGCGCATCATGGCCTTAAGCCGCTGCCGCCTAAGGCTTTTCTTCTCAGCTTCGACGATGGCTATAGCAGTTTTTATACTCGCGTCTGGCCGCTGCTTAAAGCCTGGAACGTTCCGGCGCTGTGGGCGCCGGTGGGCAGCTGGGTGGACACCCCCGCCAACCAGCCCGTTAATTTTGGCGGCCTGATGACGCCGCGCGATCGCTTCGCCACCTGGGAGATGGTGCGCGAGCTTAGTCGCTCGCCGCTGGTGGAGATCGGCGCGCACACCTGGGCCTCGCACTACGGCCTGCCGGCCAATCCGCAGGGCAGCCGCGAGCCCGCCGCCGCTAACCGCGGCTGGGATAAAACCACCGGCCGCTATGAAAGCGACGCGCAGTTTACCCGGCGAATAGCCGATGACGTGCAGAAAGTGACGGCGAAAATCCACGACGTCGCCGGGAAAGCGCCGCGCGCCTGGGTGTGGCCCTACGGCGCCGCCAGCGGCAGCACCCTGGCCATCGCCAAACAGCAGGGGTATCAACTGGCGTTTACGCTGAACGACGGCCTGGGCAACGTGAAGGATCTGGATAATATTCCGCGCATGCTGATCGCCGGTAACCCGTCGATCAAGGCCTTTGCCAACGCCGTAACCCAGATCCAGGAAGCCGATCCTGTTCGGGTGATGCATGTGGATCTGGACTATGTCTATGACCCCAATCCCGTCCAGCAGGCAAAGAATATCGATAAGCTGGTGCAGCGCGTCTATGACATGAAAATCAGTCACGTCTTTCTGCAGGCCTTCTCCGACCCGCAGGGTGACGGCACGGTCAAGTCGCTCTATTTCCCCAACCGCTGGCTGCCGATGCGCGCCGACCTGTTTAACTTCGTCTCCTGGCAGCTACAGACCCGCGGCGGGGTGAAGGTTTATGCCTGGATGCCGGTGCTGGCCTTCGATCTCTCGTCCGATCTGCCGCGCGTTCAGCGCTGGGATCCGCAAACCGGGAAGGCGTTACTTGCCCGTCAGCCCTATGTCCGCCTGTCACCCTGGGATCCCCGGGTTCGCCAGCAGATCACCGACATCTATGAGGATCTGGCCCGACACGCCAGCTTCAGCGGGATTCTGTTCCACGACGACGCCGTGCTGACCGATTTTGAAGACGTGAGCCCGGAGGCGGTCGCCGCCTGGCGGCAGAGTGGCCTGGCGCACGATGCCGGCCCGGTGCCCCAAAGTCCGCAAGAGCGCCAGGCATGGATGCGTTTCAAAAGCCAAACCCTGACCCGCTTCACTCTGCAGCTGCGCCAGTCGGTACAGGCCATCCGCGGCCCGCAGGTAAAAACGGCGCGTAATCTCTTCGCCCTGCCGATCCTTGAGCCGCAGAGCGAAGCCTGGTTTGCGCAAAATCTGGATGACTTCCTTGCCGCCTATGACTGGACGGTCCCCATGGCGATGCCGCTGATGGAGTCCGTGCCGATTGACGCCAGCCAGGCCTGGCTGACGCGGCTGGTGCAGGCCGTCGCCCGCCGCCCGGGCGCGCTGAAGAAAACCATCTTTGAGCTACAGGCCAGAGACTGGAACCGACGCCAACACAACGCCATTCCCGACCAACAGCTGGCGGACTGGATGCATTTGCTGCGGCTAAACGGCGTCAAAAATTACGGCTACTACCCAGACGATTTCATTAACAATCAGCCAGATATCTCCCGTATCAGACCGCAATTTTCTTCCTGGTGGTACCCTGACCATGACTGA
- the pgaA gene encoding poly-beta-1,6 N-acetyl-D-glucosamine export porin PgaA yields MERSPYSNTLLFNRNTKLSLSIGVLLLFPTLVQGADSLYDQQILQARQGQYAPFLSYLQQYQLRHALTPSQVADWLQVALWAGQDDEVVKVWRRYQVYMPLPARGTAAAAQAMRNQKQWQASLLLWQQALSQAPDSDDYRIGYIKTLADARKDGEALREARRLVAEQASIAHLQTLSYVYLRLGKSWDQLLVDTQILDREPQNKAALASLMATLTRNRIDSPALGLANSVELTPAEKRNLQLNAAAELVRLADTPSREENARYALARTALAQYDAMIAAWRPDPQAAPDIIRARIDRLGALYANADYAQVIREYQSLMAQQQAVPDWAIGWVISSYIALKQIEPALTLIHQHPSWLTSQQNEEHELFFALLDTAQYPAAQRYVARLTRNAPYIRHLYGSPTPQPNDDWLTAQSLNVHYLSATNALPQAEARMQRLAATAPGNQGLQIDYAALLQDRGLPRAAERQLKAAEALEPASLQLERQQAWVALDLQEWRQMDLLTDDVIARSPRDLNTQRLARARDIHHFSELRLSVGKGLHSDNPVSGTHDLSFETAIYSPPIADSWRLFGGHRFAQGNFEEGKGSRRQLFAGIEWRPRDAWGELELSSVNFHGENKPGVRLSAAHDVNDRWQLGGELERISQQTPLRALRNGVSANRGEGWLRWYQNERREYRVSAAASRFTDHNRRQEYTLSGKERLWQTPWLTLDLQPGLSASANSRTDTAYYSPARDLAATAALAVDHTLYQRYDTVWSQQLLAGGGSYWQKNHAAGAITTLGYGQRLRWNNLVDAGVMLNWDKRPYDGKRENNLAITVDANIRF; encoded by the coding sequence ATGGAAAGATCACCTTATTCAAATACGTTATTGTTTAATCGCAACACGAAACTCTCGCTGTCAATCGGTGTGCTTTTGCTCTTCCCGACGCTGGTTCAGGGAGCGGACTCGCTCTATGACCAGCAGATCCTGCAAGCGCGTCAAGGCCAGTACGCCCCCTTTCTCTCATATCTTCAGCAATACCAGCTGCGGCATGCCTTAACCCCTTCTCAGGTTGCAGACTGGCTGCAGGTAGCCCTCTGGGCCGGCCAGGACGACGAGGTGGTGAAAGTCTGGCGACGCTATCAGGTCTATATGCCGCTTCCCGCACGGGGCACCGCCGCCGCGGCGCAGGCGATGCGCAACCAGAAACAGTGGCAAGCCTCGCTCCTCCTCTGGCAGCAGGCTCTCAGCCAGGCCCCCGACAGTGACGACTATCGTATCGGCTATATCAAGACGCTGGCCGATGCCCGCAAGGACGGCGAGGCGCTCAGAGAAGCGCGTCGCCTGGTGGCGGAGCAGGCGAGCATTGCCCACCTGCAGACCCTCTCTTATGTCTACCTGCGGCTTGGCAAGAGCTGGGACCAGCTGCTGGTGGACACGCAGATCCTCGATCGCGAACCGCAGAATAAAGCCGCGCTGGCGAGCCTGATGGCGACCCTGACCCGCAACCGGATCGACTCCCCCGCCCTCGGCCTCGCGAATAGCGTCGAACTGACGCCCGCGGAAAAGCGCAACCTGCAGCTGAACGCCGCCGCCGAACTGGTGCGCCTTGCCGATACGCCTTCCCGTGAAGAAAATGCGCGTTACGCGCTGGCCCGCACGGCGCTGGCGCAATACGACGCGATGATCGCCGCCTGGCGTCCCGACCCGCAGGCCGCCCCGGACATCATCCGGGCGCGCATTGACCGTCTGGGCGCGCTGTACGCCAACGCAGACTACGCGCAGGTTATCCGCGAATACCAAAGCCTGATGGCGCAGCAGCAGGCGGTTCCCGACTGGGCCATCGGCTGGGTTATCTCCTCTTATATCGCGCTTAAGCAGATTGAGCCTGCGTTGACGCTTATTCATCAGCATCCCTCGTGGCTGACGAGCCAACAGAATGAAGAACATGAGCTTTTCTTCGCCCTGCTGGACACCGCTCAGTACCCGGCGGCGCAACGGTATGTCGCCCGACTCACCCGGAATGCGCCCTATATCCGTCATCTCTACGGCTCGCCGACGCCCCAGCCGAACGACGACTGGCTCACCGCGCAGTCGCTTAACGTGCACTATCTCTCCGCCACCAACGCCCTGCCGCAGGCCGAAGCCCGCATGCAGCGCCTGGCGGCGACGGCCCCCGGCAACCAGGGGCTGCAGATCGACTATGCCGCCCTGCTGCAGGACAGAGGGCTGCCGCGGGCAGCCGAACGCCAGCTGAAAGCGGCGGAAGCCCTGGAGCCCGCCAGCCTGCAGCTGGAGCGCCAACAGGCCTGGGTCGCCCTCGATCTGCAGGAGTGGCGGCAGATGGATCTGCTGACCGACGACGTTATCGCCCGCTCGCCACGGGATCTGAATACCCAGCGCCTGGCCAGAGCCCGCGACATCCATCATTTCTCCGAGCTGCGCCTGAGCGTCGGCAAAGGGCTGCATTCCGACAACCCGGTGAGCGGTACCCACGACCTCAGTTTTGAGACGGCGATCTACAGCCCGCCGATAGCCGACAGCTGGCGATTGTTCGGCGGCCACCGCTTTGCCCAAGGCAATTTTGAAGAGGGGAAAGGCAGCCGTCGCCAGCTGTTCGCCGGTATTGAATGGCGTCCGCGCGACGCCTGGGGAGAACTTGAACTCTCCAGCGTCAATTTTCACGGCGAGAATAAGCCCGGCGTCCGCCTTTCCGCCGCGCACGACGTCAACGATCGCTGGCAGCTGGGCGGCGAGCTGGAGCGGATTTCGCAGCAGACGCCGCTGCGCGCGTTACGCAACGGCGTCAGCGCCAACCGCGGCGAAGGCTGGCTGCGCTGGTATCAAAACGAGCGCCGGGAGTACCGCGTCAGCGCGGCCGCCAGCCGCTTTACCGACCACAACCGTCGTCAGGAGTACACCCTCTCCGGTAAAGAGCGCCTCTGGCAGACCCCGTGGCTAACGCTGGATCTGCAGCCCGGTCTGTCGGCCAGCGCCAATAGCCGCACCGACACCGCGTATTACAGTCCGGCCCGCGACCTCGCGGCCACCGCGGCGCTGGCGGTCGATCACACGCTTTACCAGCGGTATGACACCGTCTGGAGTCAGCAGCTGCTCGCCGGCGGCGGCAGCTACTGGCAAAAAAATCACGCCGCCGGCGCGATAACGACGCTGGGCTACGGGCAGCGTCTGCGCTGGAACAACCTCGTCGACGCCGGGGTGATGCTGAACTGGGATAAACGCCCCTACGACGGTAAACGTGAAAACAACCTCGCTATCACTGTTGATGCAAACATACGGTTTTAA
- a CDS encoding DUF1176 domain-containing protein translates to MRAFFWAAWLGLCSTPLLAAPLQGFSFAQKDWELACDNTGTCRAAGYGARMGEVSVLLTRNAGSEQHLTATVTFAQIEHDIPADSTASLLIDDRDLGSLDAVDDSHFRLDSDQTSAVLQALANQRKIEFTLNGQHLPLSSAGSREVLSKMDAFQRRTGTADALLDKGNAGDDAILPAAPAQEIIAAPVIHNAQPVPLSMLQRQKLLPALTPLLNQRCEDWQNPAIPAAERQITLTALDKTHSLAQALCWRAPYNDGYALWLVDNAQLSKPRLLTTEASSYANGTLVFLHKERGMADCVTGETRVWEGKTFVPSLKYSTGMCREITPGGTWMLPTFVSQVIPKQQKEADNLALRTLYNAVLKAQKSDPELALNRVAEQFPLTGHITDFTLTYADDSLVTTSKPSPDISDDEWQAFLRSAISADSENGKVNFTLIDLDGDGKRDLIIDSYVGGTGLFSYTGVLRRGDDDFAAVNDSDSDNGEDFDAGVPGALFSINGRGANQWNHWVKINGQVYALWYNGQFGEDNLYLLRPFSTASQTPAVTVRYRYTLNSIRSPEKDQPLTPSLSDGDKADLLRSLEVMQGNLLKDKPASDNDAPICPIPPGASADEADNYYSGVAVNYIYETVAYIPVWLNGKCYIGTIFSHHGAYRHGVDAEITLSSPREDEEVIGDYLISGLRHVISVTSGWKSREGDNGMQ, encoded by the coding sequence ATGCGCGCGTTCTTCTGGGCTGCCTGGCTGGGGCTGTGCTCCACACCTCTGCTGGCGGCGCCCCTGCAAGGTTTTTCCTTTGCGCAAAAAGACTGGGAGCTCGCCTGCGATAACACTGGCACCTGCCGGGCGGCGGGTTACGGCGCCCGCATGGGCGAGGTCAGCGTGCTGTTGACCCGCAACGCCGGCAGCGAACAGCACCTCACCGCCACGGTCACCTTCGCGCAGATCGAACACGATATCCCCGCCGACTCCACCGCCAGCCTGCTGATCGACGACCGGGACCTCGGCTCGCTGGATGCCGTGGATGACAGCCACTTCCGTCTGGACAGCGATCAGACCTCCGCCGTGCTGCAGGCCCTGGCGAACCAGCGCAAAATTGAATTCACGCTTAACGGCCAGCACCTGCCGCTTTCCAGCGCCGGCAGCCGCGAGGTGCTGAGTAAAATGGATGCGTTTCAGCGACGAACCGGCACCGCCGACGCGCTGCTGGATAAAGGCAACGCGGGCGACGATGCCATTTTGCCCGCTGCCCCCGCCCAGGAAATCATCGCCGCGCCGGTGATCCACAACGCGCAACCTGTACCGCTGAGCATGCTCCAGCGCCAGAAGCTGTTGCCCGCCCTGACGCCGCTGCTGAACCAGCGCTGTGAAGACTGGCAGAACCCGGCCATTCCGGCGGCAGAGCGCCAGATCACCCTCACCGCGCTGGATAAAACCCATTCGCTGGCGCAGGCGCTCTGCTGGCGAGCGCCCTATAACGATGGCTATGCCCTGTGGCTGGTCGATAACGCCCAGTTGAGCAAACCGCGGCTGCTCACTACCGAGGCCTCCAGCTACGCCAACGGCACGCTGGTCTTCCTGCACAAAGAGCGGGGCATGGCCGACTGCGTAACCGGCGAGACGCGCGTCTGGGAGGGTAAAACCTTCGTTCCCAGCCTGAAGTACAGCACCGGTATGTGCCGGGAAATCACCCCGGGCGGCACCTGGATGCTGCCGACCTTTGTCAGCCAGGTGATCCCGAAGCAGCAGAAAGAAGCGGATAACCTGGCCCTGCGAACGCTGTACAACGCGGTGCTGAAAGCGCAAAAAAGCGATCCGGAACTGGCGCTGAACCGGGTCGCCGAGCAGTTTCCGTTAACCGGCCATATTACCGACTTCACGCTCACTTACGCCGATGACAGCCTGGTGACGACCAGCAAACCGTCCCCGGATATCAGCGATGACGAGTGGCAGGCGTTTCTGCGCTCCGCAATTAGCGCAGATTCAGAAAACGGTAAAGTCAACTTTACGCTTATCGACCTCGACGGCGACGGCAAACGCGATCTGATCATCGACAGCTACGTGGGCGGCACCGGGCTCTTCAGCTACACCGGGGTACTCCGGCGCGGCGATGATGATTTTGCCGCCGTCAACGATAGCGACAGTGATAACGGCGAAGATTTCGATGCCGGGGTGCCCGGCGCCCTCTTTTCGATCAATGGCCGCGGGGCTAACCAATGGAACCACTGGGTCAAAATCAACGGCCAGGTCTATGCCCTGTGGTACAACGGCCAGTTTGGCGAAGATAATCTCTATCTGCTGCGCCCGTTCAGCACCGCCAGCCAGACGCCCGCGGTGACGGTTCGCTATCGCTATACGCTGAACAGCATCCGCTCCCCGGAGAAAGACCAACCGCTGACCCCCAGCCTGAGCGACGGCGATAAAGCGGATCTGCTGCGCTCGCTGGAGGTGATGCAGGGCAACCTGCTGAAAGACAAACCCGCCAGCGACAACGATGCGCCGATCTGCCCCATTCCGCCCGGCGCCTCCGCCGACGAGGCGGACAACTATTACAGCGGCGTTGCCGTTAACTATATCTATGAGACGGTGGCCTATATTCCGGTCTGGCTGAACGGAAAATGTTATATCGGCACTATTTTCAGCCATCATGGCGCCTATCGTCACGGTGTGGATGCGGAAATTACGCTGAGCTCGCCGCGGGAAGATGAAGAGGTCATTGGTGATTACCTGATCTCCGGGTTGCGCCACGTTATCTCCGTCACCAGCGGCTGGAAAAGCCGTGAAGGCGATAACGGCATGCAGTGA
- a CDS encoding helix-turn-helix transcriptional regulator: MILVTQDHCLFQGVKNFFPDIIQLDSSGKAILDNEVDELSLLVDSRSPLCHYDYLVMEAAQSRKRICCIVLDMRHREEHLLSLKSFLNMSLSPADMATLFGLFLEMKSKRLTKEWFDNLRLSMTEQLMLRFLGAGMTMEEVAVNLNTSLKSLYRKRTALYERLGLDNFNEACLFIFKNKLLDQSGRSP, encoded by the coding sequence ATGATATTAGTTACCCAGGATCACTGTCTTTTTCAAGGAGTTAAAAATTTCTTTCCTGATATCATTCAGTTAGATTCTAGCGGAAAAGCGATTTTAGATAATGAGGTTGATGAACTCTCTCTGCTGGTTGATAGCCGTTCGCCGCTTTGTCATTACGATTATCTGGTCATGGAGGCGGCACAATCCAGAAAGCGAATATGCTGTATTGTCCTCGATATGCGCCATCGGGAAGAGCATTTACTCAGTCTGAAATCGTTTTTAAACATGTCATTATCACCCGCCGATATGGCGACCTTATTTGGGCTTTTTCTGGAGATGAAGAGCAAGCGGCTGACCAAAGAGTGGTTCGACAATCTGCGCTTAAGTATGACAGAGCAGCTGATGCTGCGTTTTCTTGGGGCGGGGATGACAATGGAGGAGGTGGCGGTGAATCTGAATACTTCGCTAAAAAGCCTTTACCGCAAGCGGACCGCGCTTTATGAGCGTCTGGGGTTAGATAATTTTAATGAAGCCTGCTTATTTATCTTCAAAAATAAACTTCTGGACCAGTCCGGTCGATCGCCATAA
- the pgaC gene encoding poly-beta-1,6-N-acetyl-D-glucosamine synthase codes for MTDRIIALCILCLVFGLPLGVAAAFTGELILDFVFFWPLFMSVLWITGGLYFWFQLERHWPWGEDTPPPSLPGNPLISILIPCFNEEKNARETISAALAQRYANLEVIAINDGSSDNTAQVLQQLAQEEPRLRVIHLAANQGKAVALKAGAAAARGDLLVCIDGDALLDRDTAAWLVAPLIHYPHVGAVTGNPRIRTRSTLIGRIQVGEFSSIIGLIKRTQRIYGRVFTVSGVIAAFRRQALADVGYWSPDMITEDIDISWKLQLRHWDIFFEPRALCWILMPETLKGLWKQRLRWAQGGAEVFLVNLRRLFHWQHHRMWPLFLEYACSTLWAFAYAVTILLFILSRLMPLPDNLTVHSLFPPEFTGMLLGLMCLLQFVASLYIERRYEKKVAKSLFWVIWFPMVYWMIGLLTTLVAFPKVMLKRQRSRARWVSPDRGKGSLR; via the coding sequence ATGACTGATCGCATTATCGCATTGTGCATTTTATGCCTCGTTTTCGGGCTGCCGTTAGGCGTCGCAGCGGCGTTTACCGGCGAGCTTATCCTCGACTTTGTCTTTTTCTGGCCGCTGTTTATGTCGGTGCTATGGATCACCGGGGGTCTGTACTTCTGGTTCCAGCTGGAGCGCCACTGGCCGTGGGGAGAGGATACCCCGCCGCCGTCGCTACCGGGCAATCCGCTGATCTCGATCCTGATCCCCTGCTTTAACGAGGAGAAAAACGCCCGGGAGACCATCAGCGCGGCGCTGGCCCAGCGTTACGCCAACCTCGAAGTGATCGCGATTAACGACGGCTCTTCGGACAACACCGCCCAAGTGCTCCAGCAATTGGCGCAGGAGGAGCCAAGGCTGCGGGTGATCCACCTGGCCGCCAATCAGGGAAAAGCGGTGGCGCTCAAAGCGGGCGCCGCCGCCGCGCGCGGCGATCTGCTGGTCTGCATCGATGGCGACGCCCTGCTGGACCGGGATACCGCGGCCTGGCTGGTCGCCCCGCTGATCCACTACCCGCACGTCGGGGCGGTCACCGGCAATCCGCGGATCCGCACCCGATCCACGCTGATCGGCCGCATTCAGGTAGGGGAGTTCTCGTCGATCATTGGCCTTATCAAGCGGACGCAGCGGATCTATGGCCGGGTCTTTACTGTCTCCGGCGTGATCGCCGCCTTCCGGCGTCAGGCTCTGGCGGACGTCGGCTACTGGAGCCCGGATATGATCACTGAAGATATTGATATCAGCTGGAAGCTTCAGCTCCGCCACTGGGACATCTTTTTCGAGCCGCGGGCGCTGTGCTGGATCCTGATGCCTGAGACCCTCAAAGGGTTATGGAAGCAGCGTCTGCGCTGGGCCCAGGGGGGAGCCGAAGTCTTTCTGGTCAACCTGCGCCGCCTGTTTCACTGGCAGCATCATCGGATGTGGCCGCTGTTTCTGGAGTATGCCTGCTCCACGCTGTGGGCCTTTGCCTATGCGGTCACCATCCTGCTGTTTATCCTCAGCCGCCTGATGCCATTGCCGGACAACCTGACAGTGCACAGCCTGTTTCCGCCTGAGTTCACCGGCATGCTGCTCGGCCTGATGTGCCTGCTGCAGTTCGTCGCCAGCCTGTATATCGAACGGCGCTATGAGAAAAAGGTCGCCAAATCCCTGTTCTGGGTGATCTGGTTCCCGATGGTTTACTGGATGATCGGCCTGCTGACCACGCTGGTCGCTTTTCCGAAAGTGATGTTGAAACGTCAACGTTCCCGCGCGCGCTGGGTGAGCCCGGACCGGGGAAAAGGAAGCC